The Haliotis asinina isolate JCU_RB_2024 chromosome 2, JCU_Hal_asi_v2, whole genome shotgun sequence genomic interval TGATACGGTGACAAAAAATGGCGTCAATAGAGTTTCAAGAGTGTCTTGCCTCAGCATGACTGACCACCCGTTCGTGGCCTCTTACAAACCGATCGACGCAAACGAAGCTGCTTGCACGAAAACAAGCTAAGGAGACACTTCTATCTGGTTTGGGGAGAAAGTAGAGACTCCAGAACTGGAAGGTCAAGGGACAACCAGTGTATATCCACGTTGATCTCAACAGCATTAAACtggagggtcaacacacatccTAATGCCATCTGTGTGTATATCTATGAATGAGGCTGGAAGGTCAACACACACCCTAATGAAATCTGTGTGTATATCTATGAATGAGGCTGGAAGGTCAACACACACCCTAATGACATCTGTGTGTATATCTATGAATGAGGCTGGAAGGTCAACACACACCCTAATGACATCTGTGTGTATATCTATGAATGAGGCTGGAAGGTCAACACACACCCTAATGACATCTGTGTGTCTATCTATGAATGAGGCTGGAAGGTCAACACACACCCTAATGACATCTGTGTGTCTATCTATGAATGAGGCTGGAAGGTCAACACACACCCTAATGACATCTGTGTGTCTATCTATGAATGAGGCTGGAAGGTCAACACACACCCTAATGACATCTGTGTGTATATCTATGAATGAGGCTGGAAGGTCAACACACACCCTAATGACATCTGTGTGTATATCTATGAATGAGGCTGGAAGGTCAACACACACCCTAATGACATCTGTGTGTATATCTATGAATGAGGCTGGAAGGTCAACACACACCCTAATGACATCTGTGTGTCTATCTATGAATGAGGCTGGAAGGTCAACACACACCCTAATGACATCTGTGTGTATATCTATGAATGAGGCTGGAAGGTCAACACACACCCTAATGACATCTATGTGTATATCTATGAATGAGGCTGGAAGGTCAACACACACCCTAATGATATCTGTGTGTATATCTATGAATGAGGCTGGAAGGTCAACACACACCCTAATGACATCTGTGTGTCTATCTATGAATCAGACTGGAAGGTCAACACACACCCTAATGATATCTGTGTGTATATCTACGAATGAGGCTGGAAGGTCCACTCACACCCTAATGATATCTGTGTGTATATCTATGAATGAGGCTGGAAGGTCTCACAATATGATGATATCCATGTGTATCTCCACTGTGAATGAGGGAGTTAAAAATTATCGTCACAATATTTACAGCCATgtacgagaacaattaattgttATGCATATTAACTAATTGTTTTTTTTTGagaacctgtcaacgaaggacaataTACCAACTAGAGTATCGCAGGTATGGATTTAAACTAGTAATTTAACGCATTTAACTCTAAAAGCTTTTAACTATTaataacaatacaaaatgaAAGCAGGCTAtaaattgccaacaactgaaggtagatcaccacattaGGGatcatttgcttcctgcatggatccCAGCTGGATATATATGCCTCCAGCCGTTAGCAATTGAGACAAACCCAGCCAAAGTAGAGTTTCAATCATTAAAAATTGCATTTTTACGTACAGCATCGTCACAGAATAAAACTAGATGGTCAACTCACAACCTAATGATAGTCATGTTTATCTCCACAGCATGGAACTGGAAGGTCAACCCACAATCTAATAAAAGCCATGTGTATCTCCACAGCTTGAAACTAGAAGGTCAACTCACAGATTAATAGTAGTCATGTTTACCTCCACAGCTTGAAACTAGAAGGTCAACTAACAGATTAATGGTAGTCGTGTTTATCTCCACAGAATGGAACTGGAAGTTCAGCTCACAGCCTAATGATAGTCATGTTTATGTTCACAGCATGGAACTGGAAGGTAAACTCACAATCTAATAAAAGCCATGTTTATCTCCACAGCTTGAAACTAGAAGGTCAACTCACAGATTAATGGTAGTCATGTTTATCTCCACAGCTTGAAACTAGAAGGTCTACTCACAGATTAATGGTAGTCATGTTTATCTCCACAGCATGAAACTAGAAGGTCTACTCACAGATTAATGATAGTCATGTTTATCTCCACAGCATGGAACTGGAAGGTCAACCCATAATTTAATAAAAGCCATCTGTGTCTCCACAGCTTGAAACTAGAAGGTCAACTCACAGATTAATAGTAGTCATGTTTACCTCCACAGCTTGAAACTAGAAGGTCAACTCACAGATTAATGGTAGTCGTGTTTATCTCCACAGCATGAAACTAGAAGGTCTACTCACAGATTAATGATAGTCATGTTTATCTCCACAGCATGGAACTGGAAGGTCAACTCACAGATTAATGATAGTCATGTTTATCTCCACAGCATGGAAATGGAAGGTCAACTCAGAGCCTACTGATAGTCATGTTTATCTCCACAGCATGAAACTAGAAGGTCTACTCACAGATTAATGATAGTCATGTTTATCTCCACAGCATGGAAATGGAAGGTCAACTCAGAGCCTACTGATAGTCATGTTTATCTCCACAGAATGGAACTGGAAGGTCAACTCACAGCTTAATGATAGTCATGTTTATCTCCACAGAATGGAACTGGAAGTTCAGCTCACAGCCTAATGATAGTCATGTTTATGTCCACAGCATGGAACTGGAAGGTAAACTCACTGCCTAATGATAGTCATGTTTATGTCCACAGAATGGAACTGGAAGGTGTAAATGGAGCTGTAGCATACGGGGCAGACATACGAGAGGAATTTTCCCTGCAGAAAGGCGAGACATTTCTCAACCATGGATCATTTGGCGCTGTTCCTAAGTGTGTCCAACAAGTGCGACGAAGGTAAACTGCAGCGGATTACTGTTTGTGGAATGCCAGGTGTGCGACCTGGCATCATGTTACTCAATTTTGTTTATtaacataactgaaaatatgaTCAGTGCTTTGATGACTGCAGGTTCCTGGATGAGATGGAGAGACACCCGGATGACTGGTACAGGAGGAATGTCTACACGTATTGGCAGGAATCACAGAAGGCAGCAGCAGACTTCTTGCATTGTGAGCAGCAGGATCTGGTGTTTGTGGAGAATACGGCCACGGGTAGCAGTTGTACTCAATTTGGAAACGAGCAAGATAACATGTAGAAACACATACAGagtcaaaaatatatacattcgTCAAGCAAGAAGCTGCACTTCTAATGTCCAGTTACAATTGGTGCAATGCAAAATGTAGCTTTGCATATATACCATCCCTTCAAATTTAGAAATCAGTACCTACTTCGAAACTGATGCATGTACGAGCAGCATGAGCTAAGAAATTAATGCATTTGTTTATCTATTCTGTAATGGGTCGGTAGAATGTATTTCATCTATAATATAGGATATGTATCAGACAGATTTCGGGTGCTTCAGTGATTCCTTTTTCTGAACTATCTCACTTGATAATTTCGATTCTCGTAGAGAGTGGGTTCGAGTCCATGACCAGGCCCAGCGTGTTTCATGGTTTGTCAGCTCCATGTTTGTTTCACTGAAGTTAACTCCTCAATAAGATCCGATACCATCATCACGGTTTCAGTTTGGCTTTTATTAAATGTTTCGCAGGAGTGGGTGGTTTGGGAGGTCATTGGATGGGTAGCCCATGCAGCTCATGCTTAAACATGCCTTTGTTTACTCAGGGTACCCGGACGTGATGATTGGGATAGAGACTGGGTTCGCCAGCTGCGTTCCCCACCCATGTGGTATCTGCTTGGACAAAGGACATTTATCTAAATGTTCACTTTGTTATCAGTGCAGTTAATGTTTATCCAGTAAAGTCATATAGTACAGTGGTTGCTCACCTTTTACGTGTAAATGCAAATTCAATGCTTCATGACAACATGATACATTTTATCACAGGTATAAACACGGTGCTGAAGTGTTGTCCTTACAAGCCAGGGGATATTCTGATGTACACAAGTCTGACATTTAGGTCAGTCGCCTATGGTTGCCAAGTCACAGCGGATCTCTTTAAGGGTGAGGAAGtggaaaatattacaaaataacATTAATACTCAGTTAAAATCTTTGACAGGCAAGTGGAACATATGCTAGTTTGGAAAGATCCTGAAAATTTATAGAGTTATAGAAACTTAAACGTGGCGAGGTCATGTATGCTCTAAGATAAAGACAACTTTTTGTATGTTTAATGGACACTTTAAACGGTATCTGAGAACATGCactgaagcaactgattcaataatCGTTGAGTAGTCattgaaaagaaacattgtcaaaaactgCGTAAACAAGCATGCTTAAACACTTGAGCACCATGTTTGATGATTCAAAGCCCTAAGCACATCAGACTAGTGCATTTTGAGGACAGACTTCCCTTGCATTTGTGGCAACGTTTCCTTTAAAAGAAGTTCTTCACCATGTCACAGACCGACCAACGCAGACGGTAAGCGCCCACAAGCGAAGCAGGAAGTGTTTCTCACTGTTTACAGGTGTCTCCCTCCTGTCATTCACTGAGGAACAGGTCACTGGTAGAGTACAGGACAGACTTCGCCCTGGAAGAcacagaagaaaaaaaacatcaagggGGAGATAACCGATATGTTGTGGTCCTAACCCTTCGGAACCGTTTCACAATTGCTGCATGTCTTCAATAGGCTTTTATGTTTGGGCGTTGGAATGAAACATGGTGCTCGTGTGTTTCCGCACCCTTGTGTTTCGCTGTTTtcgacaatgtttcatttcaatctaacccaacgaatattgaatcagttgcttcactgccTGTTCTATCATGTCGTTGAAAGtgtccattaagcacacaaaagtTACATTTACCTTACAGCATACATGACCTCGCCACGTTTAAGTTTAAATATGACTATAacattttagggtgttcccatatttTTTGCTTGTAGTATATATTAAGAatcaagatttatggatgtcaacttctttattgtgaataacacgacagagtgtatatGCTTGGTCTTTCATTAAGTTCCCCTTTCCCAATACTCCAAAACGCCGTGTTATTCAccataaagaagctgacatcgATAAAGCTTGGTTTTCTTTACATTGAGTGAGGGGGCATACTAAAGCGGATGCACAACCTGCTACTGTGGTGCCGACACTCATTCATTTCTTTATTAAATGTAATGCTGAATAAATtggctaaacaacaaacaaacaaataaacaacctGCTCAGATCCCACAATGGGCATCTCTCTTTCCCAGTACAGAGGTAGAATAGGACCGTCAAACAAAGCGAGAATTTTATGAAATCTGAAAGATACATGTGTTATTGATATGGCTTTGTATCTCAAGCGATTACTAACCGATTATTTTAGATatgtaaatgtacatatatgtatgtatgtttctctGTTTCATTGTGTTGGTGTGGATGTATGtcagttggtgtgtgtgtgtgtgtgtgtgtgtgtgtgtgtgtgtgtgtgtgttggcttgtgtgtatgtgttttatacATTCCAATTTATGAGAAAACAATTCGCAACCTGTAAAGCATGATACACTTGTGTGTGTTCCTGCTAGAGAAAATATCGACAACATAATGACTTCAGAAAGTATTCTATGGAGACGTCAAGAAGGAAAGTGGATGTGTTAATATTAGGTGACAAGGGGAAGTCGGGGAAACAAACCCACTTTCATTGATTGGATTATTTTGATTCCCAGGAGTTCAAATAATTGAGATGGAGATCAAATTTCCGATATCGAGTGAGGATGAGATTTGCGAGAAATATGAAGACTTCTTCAAATCCAACCCCAACACCAAAATTGCAGTCATAGGTGAGTATTTGTTCAGCATACCAATAACCCGTTCCGACCCGGAGTAGAATATGTTTTCTACAATCCATTCAACCCACGGGACACATCATTTGTGACAAATTCTTGTTGGATTTAATTAAATGACATCAACAagttttaaacatttgtttacCGAGTGTTCCGGGACTCAGAAACAATTTTTCAATACTTACTGTTAGAAAGGAATGTGACACCATATATGAACCATGTACCAGTATTAACATACATTCGGCCCTGAGCCCGTGAAGATGCAGATTAtaataggtcttcagtaacacgtTTGTCGTCATAGGGAACTagcgggatcaggtgatcagactcATTGGCTTAGCTGACACATATaatcgtatccaaattgtgcATATCATTCATACGCTGTTGAATGCCTGGTCCAACTAACTATCCAATTAGTGTACCTGTAACAAATATTAGTCCTCAGCATAATATGAGTGTGTGTCGATGACAAACCTGATAATGTCTGCTTTAGAAGCACAAGTTCCACAGCCCCCATAGCAACGCACTTTAAACTGTGAATAACGATGTGTTGACGTGTCCTAGCGTAATCTCAAATCGCCGTCATAATATAAAGCCATACTGTCACAGTATttcactgtatatagacattgtGAGCAGTTGGCCGCCCACAAAAACAGGTTTGGCCGAACTAACCGCAACCACCTGAAATATCGGAGTGCAGCGAAAACCTCCATTCACTCGTTAATTAGTGAACACATTTCGATTCTACCAGACACATACTGCATAGAAAACTAGGGCTCCGCTTCACGAACCGATGGTAAAAATACTGTGTCAGTCTTAGCTGTATGACTATTCTTGGAATATGAACCTGTTTAGCTTCTTGGTCATCTCTGCATCTTCTTGGGCATCTTAGTATCTCCATGGTTGTGGATAACGtcaatattgttatatgtttgcattgacctGAACTTGTGATTGTGTGTCAGATGCTATCACCAGTCCATCAGCTGTTGTGATGCCTTTGAAACGTCTCGTCGATCTGTGTCACAAGTATGGAGTTATGGCAGTTGTAGACGGTTCACATGCTCTTGGTACACTTCCAGTCGATCTCACCGAACTTGGCGCCGACGTCTTTACCggtaattattattttatatattagtatattatatattagtaagaatttatattattagtttttttattcattcaagTCAGTAGCTACAAATCTACAAAATGCTCAATGCACCAGACTTAGTACACAATAAAACAGAAGTTCATATGGGTAGgcattacatgtacacatactggAAATTTAATTTATATTACGCCGGGAATATATGCAATAGTGGTAAGAGATTTCcgtcaaattgtgatatttttgttcatattggCAATAAAATTTGAAAGTTTATCTCAATACTTGATAGCGGATGTAAGATTTACCAATATGTGATTCATTAGGTCGGTATTATGTCCGCTTGTTAAGATTGTGTATTTTGTCAGGGTCAAATTTTCTGAAGATTTATCTTGAATAGGCCCTTTCAATTTCAACCCGAATGTTTTCACATATTCACATTTCCAATAAACAGGTCTCAAATTTTCTGACATTAAATTGCAAACTGAGCAACGTGCATTCTACACTAATTTCATTCTCTGTAATTTAGTATCTTTTGTAGAACTTCtgtattttttgaaaatatgtaccCATGGAGTTGCAATATCAGAGATATTAAAATGATAGTAAGATTCACATCTGGTTCTACCttcaaaaggcacatctatagatcatgcttgacatatgTACCTAATTTGATGAAGCTAGCGGGTATAGTTTGGAAGATCACAACCAGTCACAACCACAGTCATGTCTCCATAGAAAGCGCAAAAAGAtataattcatatctgggtctaaccATCAAATTGCACATCATGCTTGACATATGTGTCACAAGTTTGATAAAGCTGTCATGTATAGTTGAGCAGCGCTACTCGGGACAAGATGACACCGTCACAGCCACAGCCTAAGTGCCATGGAAACCGCAAAAAACCAACAGATTTTTAGCTGGTTTTGAACCCCATAAGCACCATCTATGGATCATGCTTGACGTTGTacaaagtttgatgaagctaacatgtaaataatcgagtcgggatcacacagtccagtgattattgatatggaatacaatgacaggtttcaaccatgtcagcgagtctgatcgcctcttacgacaaacgtgggatgctgaagaccagttctaaacaAGATCTTCAGGGATGCTGAATTCTGTACTTTTTGGAGCGTTAATGTTTATTTCTTATACAGGCAGTTTCCACAAATGGCTGTTCACTCCCAGGGGATGTGCAATGTTACACGTGAAGCGAGAACATCATACCTGGGTTCGCCCGCTTGTGACATCCTGGTTCCACGGACAGTCTCTGGAGAAGCAATTCTTCCTAACTGCTACTGCAGACCACACGCCATTTACAACTGCCAAATATGCACTTGAATTCTACCAGCGGATTGGAGGAATGGTAACTAACAGCAGCTGGGTGGCTGAATGTTGTAGGGTTCTTTTCGAGAATGGCATCATGTAGAACTCAATAGCTCGCTTCTGACTATCCAAACCCTCCGATACGTCCCTGTTATGTTTCTAACATTACCCGCCCTTGACTTTCATAAACGTTTTACCAGTCAAAGGAATCAGGAAATGAATCCTTTGCATATACAGCGAGACAGACCTCCAGGTTGTTGAGATCGTCAGCCCAACATCTTTCCTGGTGTCATGTATTCTAGTGTTGCGAAGCATCAAACTGGTTGGTTACGTCAAGGGTGGGTAACTTATTGGGAGAACCACGGGAATGGCCACGGTTTATTGAAATTCGAAGCATGGAGATATAACAGATGACAGAACTTTTATGATAAAGACCGTCCCAAAATATAGACGGAATCTTTTCTTCTTGATTTGGATGGATTGCATGCACATAAAGTGTTTTGAATACTTAATACGTTATAATAATCATAAGGCAAATGATGATGTTCGCCTCTCTGTTGTGGACCAAGAAGGGGAACTGTATTTCCAAAGACTTAGTAtactgggtaatgcagaaggctgcagtgttgggctGTCTACACATTCtctggaaagttcttggtgggttctgctaggcagcgtttcctgggagaggtcccattcactgtctggggtGCGAGTAGAGGGGGCAATGACGCTGAGCTGATGATGGGCTTCACCAGCCTGACTGTAACACTCTCAGCTGCAGTttttatcttaatctgtaaaaaatatgaCAGACTATCATGTTTTACACAGCTTCTCAGACTTTGATCGCAACAGGCTGATTGTTTTAGGATGAGATCATCAGCTACTCATCCAATCTCGTCACAGAGGCACATCAGTATATTCTGAAGAAGCTCCAAGCAGAGCCATTACAGATACCTCAAAGTATGGAGTCTCCCACAATGAGGGTGATCCGACTGCCAGACTTGCCTCAGTACCCCTGTACAATGGTATGTACCAAGTATTCGTCACTTACATCATACAGTTGCAAGAAAACGTAGATGCGAGGTATGAACCCTGTATCGTGTGTTCATCGAAATGGTAGACTGGTCTCAGTTCATTCCTTTACATATGCACCTTGTCTTTGACTGCTGGCATTTTGGTCTCTCTCGTGATTTCGGTAAACTGTCTAAAAAGGACACATTTTTCTGTATTCGAAAACTCTGAATCACCCTTAAATCTGAACTGACAACCCAAACAGATGTAAGTGATAGTTGGTTTAATTgcgtgtaatttattgatacttacttgtgtgtcccacttcttttccATTAGACCATTTTACTTACCATTATGTGGGCGCTCAGTCAAGAGAAACTCATGTAGTTCTTCGATTTTGTGGTTATATTCCGCTCATATTGGACCCTGTGCCTCTTTGATTTGATAAAGGTGACAGTAAAGATTCATATTCCTTCAAATTAACACCTCTGGATTAAACGCCATGAAGAGAACGGAAGCCATTCGTCATCTGAATGGTTAAGCTGGATGGTTGGGTGTTGTTTGacgtattccagctatatagcggcggtctgtaaataactgggtTATggacagacaatcaagtgattaacaTCGTGAACAtcgtcaaccatgtcagcgagaaggaccatccgatcccgtttgtcacctcttacgacaagcatgggtcgctgaagaccaattctaacccagatcagaTTCAAATTAATTGATATCCAAAAATAAAGTCTAAACGTCATGTCATCTACATTACAGGAAGGATCTATTGCATTCCACACTGACATGCGCAACAAGTACAGCATCCATTGTGCCATCGAGTTGATCCAGGGTCATCTGTGTCTCCGCATCAGTACCCAAGTATACAACACCATGGAGGAGTACAAGCGGCTGGCTGACTGTCTCATGGAAGTCATTCAAACTAGCAGAAATCCCTAGACGAAACAGTTATGGCCTCATAAATCCAAACGTACCACCTGTCATTCTGTACTATTCAAACGGTTTGAGGATAAGTTTGCTTTGATTGCTGCTTACCTCCGCACGcagcaatgttgcagctatatggtggcggtctgtaaatattcgaaatggTCAACATTATgtccatcgatctacgcaactgggacacgatgacatgccaACCAAGACAGTGAGTCTAACCACCCGACACAGTTAttcacttacgacaagcaactCTAAcaaggatcttcacggggtGCATTTTAAGAGTAAAACagttcttcttgtttttgtaaatatttattgaaaatgtgATTCTGGAAAATGAGCATTATACCCTGAGAATAGACTCTACGGTTTGGGTATCAAAACCAGACATCAGGTTAACTGTGAGCATTACGAtatgttttcgaaaaaaaacgTCCCGTTCTGTAGCAATGTGTTTTGTGTCTTTTTCGTTTGGTCTTCTGATGTTTCACAAGCAGactttcacagcagaagcaatcTTTAGTTTCATCAACAAGTTTTACAATCCGCACCTTGCAGCCGTCATCCACAATCGTACTTCCACTGGGGGCTTGCATCACGCCCACCATGATACCCAGTCTCCAGTAAACGAAGAAAACAAAAGCTCTGAAGGTTAATTCCATTATGTACGTTTGCTGGCATTCAAAGTTTTACACATACTGAAAAGAGTTATTTATGACTGTGAACTTCTTTGTTGTGAGGAACACAATGGCCCGGATAATATTCTTATTCCCTCATCAGGTATGAGGCTTGAGCTATCATTTGTTCATCATCTATCACTAACTGTTTGGCTTCTGTTCATCGCGAATTAACTTTTTTTTCAATGTGTAAAAGTTTATCCGCAGTGAAGGTAATCGCTATCATTTAGGATATATAAAATCATATAATCTCCTTTGATGCAACTATGTTGGCCGTTGTGTCAAGGGCTCAAGGCACACTCGTATCTGCCGCATGTTGTCCGTTTTCGCGATTTATTTTTTGAGGGGTCCGTATTCGCTGGCGTCCGTTTTCTCCGTATCCCTGTTAAACAATTGTCGTCGTACGTGACCAATAGGTCTCGTGCTTTTAAAGTACAAGTTCTTCATAAGTCGTCTTATGTGTCTACAACAAATGAACGTATCTCGTCCGttccattgaggaacgttacagcGTCATTCATCTTGTGTACGTGCACAGCGTGGGAACTTCCTACACATGCATGTCATTGTGAATCTTAACGTGTTttaggcaggtcgataaatcactatAGACCTATGTTTCCGATAAtgttcttgcatctgtgcatggtcagggttttcagggtcaaatcacacactacagactgaaaaaatgtaaacctgaaatgttcatctcatactccagtcacctaacaagagggataactgaacgaacagctttatttaaaatgaaatccatgtagtgatgcattctcaaaacatccattattattgtatcaacattcaTTCAATCCCACGTACCTCGTACATTGAAAgcacagttcccctacttttctgAAGAGTATACATGTTTCAAAGAAGATATATATCAGTTGGTTCAAAGCTTTCTTCCTACTAGCCAAAGTGGTTTATGGTCCTCCAACATTGTGGAGCATCTTATCTGTTACCTCTGGGAAAATCCATATCGCAGGAAGCATcccatccctcatccctcatatTAAAACGTCTTTATCATTTGAGTCTAGATATAGAGACATATTCCTTGCCCGTCTTGATATTTCTGTACGTCATATTTCATACTGTCATGAAGTTCAACAACTTGGTAACGACCAGTCATTTGTCAGTGCTATAAACACTTGATACAAAATAATGGTTTAGAATTTCATAGATGATTTCATATGCGTTAAATGATGCATGTTCTCAAGTTATGTAAATACCTTGTTCTGTTTGCATATGAAATACGGTCATGTTTTACCTCTGTTATAACTACTGAGTCACCAGAGACATTTTCTGTCATATGTTAATATTCAATTCTTACAGCAATATTGTAGTACACTGCTATAGGGATGCTACTTAAATTCCGACTGCTGTCTCACAAATTATGCATTACTTACATTACATTGTTCTCTAGTTGCCTCTCCTCAATGTTACACTCTAGGATTCATTTTCCTCAGTGTTTCAATGTATGTCCTCAATCCCTcaagtatttatata includes:
- the LOC137271733 gene encoding uncharacterized protein; amino-acid sequence: MELEGVNGAVAYGADIREEFSLQKGETFLNHGSFGAVPKCVQQVRRRFLDEMERHPDDWYRRNVYTYWQESQKAAADFLHCEQQDLVFVENTATGINTVLKCCPYKPGDILMYTSLTFRSVAYGCQVTADLFKGVQIIEMEIKFPISSEDEICEKYEDFFKSNPNTKIAVIDAITSPSAVVMPLKRLVDLCHKYGVMAVVDGSHALGTLPVDLTELGADVFTGSFHKWLFTPRGCAMLHVKREHHTWVRPLVTSWFHGQSLEKQFFLTATADHTPFTTAKYALEFYQRIGGMDEIISYSSNLVTEAHQYILKKLQAEPLQIPQSMESPTMRVIRLPDLPQYPCTMEGSIAFHTDMRNKYSIHCAIELIQGHLCLRISTQVYNTMEEYKRLADCLMEVIQTSRNP